GTTACTCCGTCAGCGGAGTATGACATTATAAGATAAGGATTTTTCACCTTCATCATACACCCTCCGCGCCACGCAAAACAGTGAAAGTCGTGTTGCCGTATTTTCGACGTTGTAGAAGCTCAAAACCATTCAAATTGATCTTGTAAGTCTCGTTGCTGTCGTGTTGGGTCAGTATCAGTGTTTCGGAGCCCGTTAAGTTCTCAGCGCGCAACAGGGCAAGGGTTTTGTCTATGAGCTTTAGATATTGTGGCGGGGCGATCATGATAATATCAAATAGCTCGCCTTGTTTGGCAAGTTTCGGAATTGCCGCAAAAACATCATCAGTCTGGCAGTGCAATGTCTGACCGAGACCAAAGGCCTCAGCTTGTGCATTAATCGAAACGGCCAATTTCTTCTCCCGCTCCACCCCTATCGCGCGTATCGCCCCTCTTGATACGGCCTCGAAAAGATATGAGCCGGTTCCGCTGAATAGATCAAGATAGCTCGCCCCACCAATATAGGGCATAAGAAAATCAAATATCGATTTGCGGATACGTGTCAGCGGAGGGCGAGTGATGCCAAGGTTAGGGGCGACAATGCGTTTCCCTTTGAGCGTGCCGGCGATGACTCTGAACTCAAGCTCGGTCTTCGGTTCTCCAAATAGCTCATTTCCCTTTCCTTTTTTCATAGACCAAGTATACGAAATGAGCGACGCTAACTAAAGGATTAGAAGAGCCGATACTATAACTACGATTTATTTAGCTTGCGCCGTGTTATCTCGGTACAACATAATAGAGCGTGTGTGATACAGAAGTGTAACCATCGACTATCACTGAAGAGAAAGACTCAGACAAGGATGCACCGTTGAGCATTACCGAGATCATCAATTTGGACATTGAACAAGCTGTCTTATCGCAGGGATATGGCGCCATTTGTGGTGTTGATGAAGTCGGACGCGGCCCATTGGCCGGACCAGTAGTGGCCGCGGCAGTAATATTATCGCCTGATATCGTTATCGACGGACTCGACGATTCCAAAAAACTCTCAGCGTCTCAGCGCAATCGGATTTTTGAACAGATCGCAAGTATGCAGATTCCATGCGCAATAGGCATAATTGACCATAAAACCATTGACAACATAAATATTCTCCGTGCCTCGCTCATGGCTATGAGAAAAGCGGTCATGGAGTTAGCGGCCAAGCCCGATGTCATACTTGTCGATGGCAGTTACACAATCCCGAACCTTCCACAGCCTCAATATGCCATAATCAGCGGCGACAGTCGCTGCAAATCCATCGCCGCGGCTTCGGTCATCGCCAAGGTAACCCGCGACCGCATCATGGACCACTATGAAGTGCTTTATCCTTCGTTTTCATTTTCTGTCCATAAGGGCTATCCGACCTCGGCTCATCTTGCAGAACTGAAAGAGCATGGCCCATGCGACATTCACCGCAAATCATTCAAACCGGTGGCACAACTCCTCAAAGATTTTTCAGTCGTATAGTATGCCGTCGAATCAATCCGATGGTGGATCAACTCCTCGAAAAAAGAAATTTGCGCTCTATGAAGAGAAGGCCGCGGACTACTTTCGCGAACAAGGATTCGTGATTGTCGAGCGGAACTGGCGAAGCGGGCACAAGGAAATTGACCTTATTGTACAGAAAGAGAGTTTGCTGGTATTTGCCGAAGTCAAATCCTCAAACGGGGAGAAGTTTGGCCACCCCTCCGAGCGCGTCGACAATAGAAAGCAGAAGCATCTGACTCTTGCCGCCCAGGCTTTCATACTGTCACGCCAAATTGAAAAAGTTGATCTTCGTTTCGATGTAATTACGTTTATGAACGGAAAACTCGAGCACTATCCCAATGCCTTCCCGGCCTCGGAATAATTCCTTAGATCACGCTTAATGGGCGATAGGATTATCGCTTTGCGACGGCGGAATCCTTGATCAACACCGATAACTGCACACTATACAGCGAATCGATCAGCCGTTTCACCACCTGGGTGAACAGAAGCATTCGGTCCGGGTCATCTTCTGATTTTTCGATATAATCAAACATCTGCTCAGGAGACAATTCCATTTCACTCAACAGTGAATCCCGGTAGAGGAGAAATTTTTCTGGCTGGTCGCGGTATTTGGCTGTGGCTATCCAGACTTTGGCGGTCGCAAGTCCGAATAACTCACGCTCTGCATTTTGGGATAATGTTCTTTGATCGCCAATCAGGCGGTATCCGAACCACAAGACTGCCACAAGAATGAACGGGCTGAGTCGTCTGAGCCAGAGAAAATAGGTCGAACTTTTCATTGCGTCAACGCGTTAAAGACGTACATTTATGCAAAGTATACCACACTACGTATGAGGTCAAGATATTAGCAATGGAACTTATCTATCCTATAAAAAGACGTAAAAGCCGCTCGGTTAAAATCGGTGATGTCCTTATTGGCGGCGGCTTCCCTATCGCCGTGCAGTCTATGACTACTACTGATACACG
This sequence is a window from Candidatus Zixiibacteriota bacterium. Protein-coding genes within it:
- a CDS encoding RsmD family RNA methyltransferase → MKKGKGNELFGEPKTELEFRVIAGTLKGKRIVAPNLGITRPPLTRIRKSIFDFLMPYIGGASYLDLFSGTGSYLFEAVSRGAIRAIGVEREKKLAVSINAQAEAFGLGQTLHCQTDDVFAAIPKLAKQGELFDIIMIAPPQYLKLIDKTLALLRAENLTGSETLILTQHDSNETYKINLNGFELLQRRKYGNTTFTVLRGAEGV
- a CDS encoding YraN family protein produces the protein MPSNQSDGGSTPRKKKFALYEEKAADYFREQGFVIVERNWRSGHKEIDLIVQKESLLVFAEVKSSNGEKFGHPSERVDNRKQKHLTLAAQAFILSRQIEKVDLRFDVITFMNGKLEHYPNAFPASE
- a CDS encoding ribonuclease HII, which gives rise to MSITEIINLDIEQAVLSQGYGAICGVDEVGRGPLAGPVVAAAVILSPDIVIDGLDDSKKLSASQRNRIFEQIASMQIPCAIGIIDHKTIDNINILRASLMAMRKAVMELAAKPDVILVDGSYTIPNLPQPQYAIISGDSRCKSIAAASVIAKVTRDRIMDHYEVLYPSFSFSVHKGYPTSAHLAELKEHGPCDIHRKSFKPVAQLLKDFSVV